In Paenibacillus sp. J23TS9, a single genomic region encodes these proteins:
- the cls gene encoding cardiolipin synthase, with amino-acid sequence MNFSSIILGLIIFLNFIFALVVVFKERRDAGATWAWLLVLSFIPIAGFMLYLLFAQNFRHVRLFHWGDLKKIGVEEIILEQLDQIQTGKYQFRNQSASKNRDLIYMHLNNNHSIFTEENAVDIITDGQEKFDKLFKDIDAAKDYIHIQYYIIQNDNLGKKLMNILTQKAREGVKVRVLYDQLGSKKLTRRFFHDFRAAGGLAEAFFPSKLRLINLRLNYRNHRKLVIIDGEIGFVGGFNVGDEYLGLNSKFGYWRDTHLRITGSAVYAMQIRFILDWNQATHHHSITYSPNLFPRVDLAGKIGMQIVTSGPDSEFEHIKNGYIKMISSAKKSIYIQTPYFIPDASLLDALRIAALSGVEVKIMIPDKPDHIFVYWATYSYIGELLRTGATVYLYNNGFIHAKTIVIDEEISSVGTANIDYRSFRLNFEVNAFLYDDRISKKLTEVFDEDLRVSRQLTMEEYLQRPRWIRIKESVSRLLSPIL; translated from the coding sequence ATGAATTTTTCTTCGATCATACTAGGATTAATTATTTTTTTGAATTTTATATTTGCCCTGGTCGTCGTATTTAAAGAACGTCGCGATGCCGGAGCTACCTGGGCCTGGCTCCTCGTGCTTTCTTTTATTCCGATTGCCGGCTTTATGCTGTATCTTCTGTTCGCTCAGAACTTCAGGCATGTACGTCTTTTTCATTGGGGAGACTTGAAGAAAATAGGCGTTGAAGAGATTATATTGGAGCAGCTGGACCAAATTCAAACAGGCAAATATCAGTTTCGCAATCAATCGGCCAGCAAGAATCGCGATCTCATCTATATGCATCTTAATAATAACCACTCGATTTTCACGGAGGAAAATGCGGTTGACATCATTACGGACGGGCAGGAGAAATTCGACAAGCTCTTCAAGGATATTGACGCAGCCAAAGATTATATTCACATCCAGTATTACATTATTCAGAATGACAACCTCGGCAAAAAATTAATGAACATCCTCACCCAAAAAGCTAGAGAAGGCGTCAAAGTAAGGGTATTATACGATCAGCTTGGTTCTAAAAAACTAACAAGACGGTTTTTTCATGATTTCCGAGCAGCCGGAGGTCTGGCAGAAGCTTTTTTTCCTTCAAAACTCAGGCTTATCAATTTACGGCTGAATTACCGCAATCATCGCAAGTTAGTCATCATTGACGGTGAGATTGGATTTGTCGGCGGGTTTAATGTCGGCGATGAATACCTGGGCCTCAACTCAAAATTTGGCTACTGGCGGGACACCCATCTTCGGATTACCGGATCTGCCGTGTACGCCATGCAGATTCGATTCATCCTGGACTGGAATCAGGCAACGCATCATCATTCAATTACATACTCGCCGAATTTATTCCCGCGTGTGGATTTGGCAGGAAAGATTGGCATGCAGATTGTTACCAGCGGACCGGATAGTGAGTTTGAGCATATCAAGAATGGTTATATCAAAATGATATCTTCCGCGAAAAAATCGATTTATATCCAGACCCCTTATTTCATTCCGGATGCGAGCTTACTTGATGCTCTACGGATCGCTGCCCTGTCCGGCGTTGAAGTGAAAATCATGATTCCCGATAAACCGGATCATATCTTCGTTTATTGGGCTACGTATTCATATATTGGCGAATTATTAAGGACCGGAGCGACAGTTTATTTGTACAACAATGGATTTATTCATGCGAAAACGATCGTCATTGATGAGGAGATTTCATCCGTAGGTACGGCAAACATTGATTACCGAAGCTTTAGACTTAATTTTGAAGTCAATGCATTCTTATATGATGACCGCATCTCGAAAAAATTAACTGAAGTATTTGATGAAGATCTGCGGGTTTCCAGGCAGCTTACCATGGAAGAATATTTGCAGCGGCCCAGATGGATTCGCATCAAGGAGTCCGTTTCAAGATTGCTGTCCCCCATTCTTTAA
- a CDS encoding stalk domain-containing protein, with product MKVLGKLLLSSVILAGSLSVIPLPATQAAAGKVSILLDGYALPFPVQPTVMKGTTMVPFRAISEALGIQVTWNQKEQKIIATKQSDGAAKQVVLTIGSKNALVDGQAAPLSIAPQTIQNSTMIPLSFFSQQFGAAVAWDQTTQTVSITSPKKDMYTMGFYALSSFDERAYIPSFDSLSFGWSRIDTNGQFTVQGKEYKWPQAAGDVTPESIIQDAAQQGTSPYLMVYSVDSSLELTKNLEDTALQESTTSQIVATASEKGFKGIALDLEGLGLTGDKNKVKTEYNAFIKNLSTKARQAGLKLTLVLHPLNSSYSGYDYKTLSSLADDLVIMAYAFEQEKGPEPLNKVDEAIRLALKETNKDKLILGISLGSENAASVNSKIGLAKRYDLKGVAFWRLGLIGQPAWAEINQSIEMK from the coding sequence ATGAAGGTACTAGGCAAGTTACTTTTAAGTTCTGTAATTCTCGCCGGATCTTTGTCAGTAATACCGTTGCCTGCAACGCAAGCAGCCGCCGGAAAGGTAAGCATCTTGCTGGATGGATATGCCCTGCCTTTTCCTGTGCAGCCAACAGTGATGAAGGGGACAACAATGGTGCCGTTCCGTGCCATATCTGAAGCTCTGGGCATTCAGGTTACCTGGAATCAGAAAGAGCAAAAAATCATTGCAACCAAGCAAAGTGATGGAGCTGCCAAGCAGGTGGTTCTTACGATCGGAAGCAAAAACGCTTTAGTAGACGGGCAGGCAGCACCGCTTTCCATCGCACCGCAAACCATACAAAACAGTACAATGATTCCACTGAGCTTCTTCAGCCAACAGTTCGGGGCAGCAGTCGCATGGGATCAGACAACACAGACGGTATCCATTACTTCTCCGAAGAAGGATATGTACACCATGGGCTTCTATGCTCTATCTTCATTCGATGAACGAGCATATATTCCGTCCTTTGATTCATTATCTTTTGGCTGGAGCCGGATCGATACGAATGGTCAGTTCACAGTTCAAGGTAAAGAGTATAAATGGCCGCAGGCAGCAGGTGACGTTACACCGGAATCGATTATCCAGGATGCTGCGCAGCAGGGAACGTCTCCTTATTTGATGGTTTATTCCGTAGATTCCAGTCTCGAATTGACCAAGAATTTGGAAGACACGGCGCTGCAGGAAAGTACGACTTCACAAATCGTCGCCACAGCATCCGAGAAGGGCTTCAAAGGCATTGCGCTTGATCTGGAGGGACTGGGACTCACCGGAGACAAGAATAAAGTGAAAACCGAGTATAATGCATTCATTAAAAATCTATCCACCAAAGCTCGTCAGGCAGGTTTGAAGCTGACTTTGGTCCTGCACCCGCTCAACAGTTCATATTCTGGCTATGATTACAAAACCTTATCAAGTCTTGCGGATGATTTGGTCATTATGGCGTATGCGTTTGAGCAAGAGAAGGGGCCTGAACCGCTGAATAAAGTGGATGAGGCGATCCGCCTTGCACTCAAGGAAACGAATAAAGATAAGCTGATCCTGGGTATTTCCCTCGGCAGCGAGAACGCTGCATCCGTTAACTCCAAAATCGGTCTGGCAAAGCGATATGATCTTAAAGGTGTCGCCTTCTGGCGTTTGGGCTTGATCGGTCAGCCCGCTTGGGCTGAGATTAACCAGTCTATCGAGATGAAATAG
- a CDS encoding GNAT family N-acetyltransferase, translating into MKMVYEVPGLKEYVDLRLAAGMESADEAALKNGLMHSLCTVSARGDQDELLGMGRIIGDGGVYYQIVDLIVTPAQDEQDLQEAILYQLLGYLDTHASKDAQLMVVSDVAGIKLYQKHGFKLVYPDFYGLTRSI; encoded by the coding sequence ATGAAGATGGTATACGAGGTTCCCGGTCTCAAGGAATATGTTGATTTAAGACTCGCTGCTGGTATGGAATCGGCTGATGAAGCAGCATTGAAAAACGGGCTAATGCATTCCTTATGTACAGTATCGGCACGGGGAGATCAGGATGAGCTCTTGGGGATGGGACGAATTATAGGAGACGGAGGTGTTTATTATCAAATTGTTGATTTGATTGTAACCCCAGCTCAGGACGAACAAGACTTGCAAGAAGCTATTCTGTATCAACTGCTGGGTTATCTGGATACACATGCCTCAAAGGATGCTCAACTTATGGTCGTATCGGATGTGGCAGGTATCAAATTATATCAAAAGCATGGATTTAAACTTGTTTATCCCGATTTCTACGGGTTGACTAGGAGCATATAG
- a CDS encoding MerR family DNA-binding transcriptional regulator has translation MERCYKPSEIARELNISTSALRHYESWGVIPVPDRAPNGYRLYTHVHLAYFRCLRAMFPGFGVEVTCDVLRSIQLADIDTAFWLVNRLQAELHQEKKAADQTLELLQNLEVPSLPHQKLKRRMTIGEAAAFAGVTASAIRHWEKEDLLHSERDPENGYRLFSTSDLRKILLIRTLRSTIYFLKSMKGIVQALDHQNIEQAKKLTEDAISTIHERIRQQLLGVHQLIELCNELELM, from the coding sequence ATGGAGCGGTGTTACAAGCCAAGTGAAATTGCAAGAGAACTGAACATCAGTACCAGCGCACTCCGCCACTATGAATCTTGGGGTGTCATTCCCGTTCCCGATCGTGCTCCAAACGGCTATCGTCTGTATACGCATGTTCATTTGGCATATTTTCGCTGTCTGCGCGCGATGTTCCCAGGTTTTGGCGTCGAGGTGACCTGTGACGTTCTGCGAAGCATTCAGCTAGCTGATATAGACACCGCGTTCTGGTTGGTGAATCGGCTTCAAGCTGAGCTTCATCAGGAAAAAAAGGCTGCGGACCAAACGCTGGAGCTGCTGCAAAATCTGGAGGTTCCTTCTCTTCCCCACCAAAAGCTCAAAAGACGCATGACCATTGGCGAAGCAGCTGCCTTCGCAGGTGTAACGGCCTCCGCTATCCGTCATTGGGAAAAAGAAGACTTGTTACATTCCGAACGGGACCCGGAAAATGGCTATCGATTATTCAGTACTTCCGATCTACGCAAGATTTTACTCATCCGTACGCTACGCAGTACCATCTATTTTCTGAAAAGCATGAAGGGAATTGTACAGGCTTTGGATCATCAAAATATTGAGCAAGCCAAAAAGCTCACGGAAGATGCGATCAGCACCATCCATGAGCGTATCCGCCAGCAACTTCTTGGCGTTCATCAATTGATTGAGCTATGCAATGAACTTGAACTGATGTGA
- a CDS encoding alpha/beta fold hydrolase: MPSLIFNGVHIYYEEKGSGEPLIFLHGLGMNMLAHRHEIEGLAAAFHVIAMDLRGHGRSDKPLSYTLQDHIDDVIAFMDYLQIKKANLLGCSMGSYIAQGVAIAVPERIEKLILVAAKSNGKTSSTARLLAEHADETAGLDLQGKIQFLSKYMFHQLDRVGVWMNDFHQAAPSLTEEQQAAANIALEGFDFRSELNRITARTLVIGGSYDGLNPPEEGKIIASLIPSAVFVAFNQSGHAPNIEEPERFIETVNTFLNTSSPMDVVKLIDIYRERLTHCSPEQLSYRSGNKAWSLGQMYDHVIEVSKEYLVNAEACMNSGTMQPQGKTEAGEILFSLGGFPPVKIKLPDEFDSPAMLRKEDLIDGLNRIKELVIEWQGKVEAADPCSKVKHDGFGWLNAKEWLELVEMHFRHHLRQQADLERQAGITPAHISSSSLHSSIN, translated from the coding sequence ATGCCGAGTCTTATATTCAATGGAGTACATATCTATTATGAGGAAAAAGGAAGCGGTGAACCGCTTATCTTTCTTCATGGTCTAGGGATGAATATGCTTGCCCATCGGCATGAAATTGAGGGATTGGCTGCAGCGTTCCATGTGATTGCCATGGACTTGCGTGGACATGGAAGATCGGATAAACCATTGAGTTATACTCTTCAGGACCACATTGATGATGTAATCGCATTCATGGATTACCTGCAGATTAAAAAAGCAAATCTGCTTGGTTGTTCGATGGGAAGCTATATTGCGCAAGGGGTTGCGATTGCTGTACCTGAGCGGATTGAGAAATTGATACTGGTCGCAGCCAAGTCCAACGGGAAGACCTCATCCACGGCAAGGCTTTTGGCAGAGCATGCAGATGAAACAGCGGGTCTTGATTTACAGGGGAAAATTCAGTTTCTTTCCAAGTACATGTTCCATCAACTGGATAGGGTTGGAGTGTGGATGAATGATTTTCATCAAGCCGCTCCATCATTGACGGAAGAGCAGCAGGCAGCAGCCAATATTGCACTGGAAGGCTTTGACTTCCGATCTGAATTAAATCGGATCACAGCCAGGACACTGGTTATCGGGGGGAGTTATGATGGTTTGAATCCACCGGAAGAAGGTAAAATCATTGCCTCGCTCATTCCAAGTGCTGTATTTGTAGCGTTTAACCAATCAGGCCATGCGCCGAATATTGAGGAGCCGGAGCGGTTCATCGAAACCGTCAATACCTTCTTGAATACCTCTTCACCCATGGATGTGGTGAAATTAATTGATATTTATCGTGAGCGGTTAACTCATTGTTCACCCGAGCAGCTCAGCTATCGTTCCGGCAATAAAGCTTGGTCACTTGGCCAAATGTACGATCACGTCATTGAAGTATCCAAGGAATACCTTGTGAATGCGGAAGCTTGTATGAACAGCGGAACCATGCAGCCGCAGGGGAAGACGGAAGCTGGCGAAATCTTGTTCAGTTTAGGAGGATTTCCTCCTGTTAAAATCAAGCTGCCTGATGAATTTGATTCACCCGCGATGTTGAGAAAGGAAGATTTGATTGATGGCCTGAACCGGATCAAGGAATTAGTGATAGAGTGGCAGGGGAAAGTTGAAGCAGCTGATCCTTGTTCCAAAGTGAAACATGACGGTTTCGGGTGGTTGAACGCGAAGGAATGGCTGGAACTCGTTGAAATGCATTTCCGCCACCACTTACGTCAGCAAGCTGATCTGGAACGGCAAGCGGGAATAACTCCGGCTCACATCAGTTCAAGTTCATTGCATAGCTCAATCAATTGA
- a CDS encoding DUF2500 domain-containing protein yields MIDPGPSFNGGFNFMFTLVPILIVIGFIFIIIVFVLNGARYVKNARSPRSSTYARIVSKRTELHHHSSHHHDDNGIMHSGGSSRTYYYITLEFDNGERKEYLDVKKLYGLVAEGDTGYAAIQGDWIVAFERGV; encoded by the coding sequence ATGATAGATCCAGGGCCATCTTTTAATGGAGGCTTTAATTTCATGTTTACGCTTGTCCCTATTTTGATCGTCATTGGTTTTATATTTATCATTATAGTCTTCGTTTTGAACGGTGCCCGGTATGTCAAAAATGCCAGGTCACCGCGTTCATCCACGTATGCCCGGATAGTCTCCAAGCGGACGGAATTACATCATCACTCGAGTCACCATCATGACGATAACGGAATCATGCATTCTGGCGGTTCATCCAGAACGTATTACTATATCACGCTGGAATTTGACAACGGTGAAAGAAAAGAATATCTGGATGTAAAAAAATTGTACGGTCTTGTTGCCGAGGGAGATACGGGATATGCCGCGATCCAGGGCGACTGGATCGTTGCTTTTGAGCGGGGGGTATAA
- a CDS encoding ring-cleaving dioxygenase, with amino-acid sequence MEIKGIHHVSALTTDAPKNFEFYTKVLGLRLVKKTVNQDEPSMYHLFYADEKGNPGTDLTFFEIPMLARNYEGSNSISAVSLRVPNDEALAYWKQRFEELDIEHEPITQRAGRATLAFRDFEQQRLVLVSDEDNSGVAGGVPWDQSPVPAEHGIYALGPVKITVREAASSVEVLVNVMGFRPKGNYPSQTPGQSDILVFETGEGGTGAEIHVEERADLPVERPGRGSVHHVAFRVETEEELREWIDRINEAGFQNSGYVDRFYFRSLYFREPNGILYELATDGPGFDADEDLRTLGESLALPPFLESHRDQIEKLLKPLHTKN; translated from the coding sequence TTGGAGATCAAAGGAATACACCATGTTTCGGCATTAACGACGGATGCGCCCAAGAATTTTGAGTTTTATACGAAGGTACTGGGCTTGCGCCTGGTCAAAAAGACAGTAAATCAAGATGAACCATCTATGTATCACCTGTTTTATGCGGATGAGAAAGGGAATCCCGGTACGGACCTGACCTTTTTTGAAATTCCCATGCTGGCCCGTAACTATGAAGGCTCGAATAGCATTTCCGCCGTTTCGCTCCGGGTTCCGAATGACGAAGCCTTAGCCTATTGGAAGCAGCGCTTTGAGGAACTGGATATTGAGCATGAACCAATTACCCAACGTGCCGGCAGAGCAACCTTGGCCTTCAGGGATTTCGAACAGCAGCGATTGGTTCTGGTATCCGATGAGGATAACTCGGGTGTTGCGGGAGGGGTACCTTGGGATCAGAGTCCAGTACCTGCAGAACATGGCATTTATGCATTGGGTCCTGTGAAGATCACCGTAAGAGAGGCCGCTTCATCAGTAGAAGTATTAGTAAATGTGATGGGATTCCGTCCCAAGGGCAACTATCCATCCCAAACTCCAGGCCAGTCGGATATTCTGGTGTTCGAGACAGGCGAAGGCGGGACCGGAGCAGAGATTCATGTGGAAGAGAGAGCAGATCTTCCCGTTGAGCGTCCGGGCCGTGGCAGTGTGCATCATGTCGCTTTCCGAGTTGAAACCGAAGAGGAGTTACGAGAATGGATCGACCGGATCAACGAAGCGGGGTTCCAAAACTCTGGATATGTTGACCGATTTTATTTCCGTTCGCTGTACTTTAGAGAGCCGAATGGAATTTTATATGAGCTGGCCACAGATGGCCCCGGCTTTGACGCGGATGAAGATCTCAGAACGCTGGGTGAGTCGCTGGCTTTACCTCCATTTCTGGAATCCCACCGGGATCAGATTGAAAAGCTGTTAAAACCACTCCATACGAAGAACTAA
- a CDS encoding TVP38/TMEM64 family protein, translating to MESIRHLGILGIIAALLFQTLLNMLPIPGEFTAVIIMEIYGPIMGGVYLWISGLLGAIAGYYLTWWIAKPILNKRIEPYLNKMEGWLQQHEIKGLLLVRFVPLIPYHFVNYAAGMLKAKLRKFVWTTGLGILPHTVAMSILYAGFKKGSMIWGLIGCAIFLLLAGLAWLVKKRVSKSALKTN from the coding sequence ATGGAATCTATCCGTCATCTAGGTATATTGGGCATCATAGCAGCTTTATTATTTCAAACCCTCTTGAATATGCTGCCTATTCCTGGTGAATTTACCGCAGTTATAATCATGGAAATCTATGGCCCAATCATGGGTGGCGTATATTTATGGATTAGTGGTCTGCTGGGGGCAATTGCCGGTTATTATCTCACATGGTGGATCGCCAAGCCCATATTAAACAAGCGCATTGAACCGTATTTAAACAAAATGGAGGGGTGGCTACAGCAGCATGAAATCAAAGGATTGCTACTGGTGCGTTTTGTGCCGCTCATTCCCTATCATTTCGTCAATTACGCAGCTGGAATGCTGAAGGCCAAATTACGAAAATTTGTGTGGACAACAGGTCTTGGCATATTGCCGCATACGGTTGCCATGAGCATTCTCTATGCTGGCTTTAAGAAGGGGTCAATGATATGGGGATTGATTGGCTGCGCGATCTTTCTTTTGCTTGCAGGGCTTGCATGGCTTGTTAAAAAACGTGTTTCCAAGTCTGCATTGAAGACAAACTGA
- a CDS encoding glycosyltransferase — MYIRHPRILILTAGYGEGHLQVSRALEHSFRASHVKDVEIIDLIKEAHPIINSVSSKLYQMSTFSSQFGFDYYGWSYYATRDNNPLGSVNRYLNALGKRKIQEMIEDSRPDAIINTFPFGAVTEMGRNFSIPTSTVITDYTLHSRWIHPDTDKYYVATEDLKDQLIKDQGAAPESVSVTGIPVRSTFYEGSTASFPIQKDSRAIKNRVLIMAGSFAIFHHIVELVQILLEKGNCEIALVCGRHEKMILKLNSLFKGHPDVQIFGYVEHMPELMAGSSCIVTKAGGITLTEAVVTGLPVFIYKPFGGQERENALYFTNKGLAEIAHEARELGEQICKFLKEPAASDQIRNRMATLCKGEAAELIVKDILTTLQEQRSLNKTTEFAAHK; from the coding sequence GTGTACATCCGTCATCCACGGATTCTGATTTTGACAGCCGGTTATGGAGAAGGGCACTTGCAGGTATCCCGGGCTTTGGAACACAGTTTTCGAGCGAGTCATGTTAAGGATGTTGAAATTATTGATTTGATAAAGGAAGCTCATCCGATCATAAATTCAGTATCCTCAAAACTATATCAAATGAGTACTTTCTCATCCCAATTCGGGTTTGACTATTACGGATGGAGTTATTATGCAACTCGTGATAACAATCCGCTGGGGTCGGTGAATCGGTATTTGAACGCACTGGGAAAACGGAAAATACAGGAGATGATTGAGGACTCCAGGCCAGACGCGATCATCAACACTTTCCCTTTTGGAGCGGTCACCGAGATGGGAAGAAATTTTTCGATACCTACTTCCACGGTCATCACGGATTACACTCTTCATTCACGTTGGATTCATCCGGATACTGATAAATATTACGTTGCCACCGAGGATCTTAAAGATCAGTTAATCAAAGATCAGGGCGCAGCACCTGAGAGCGTCTCTGTTACTGGAATTCCTGTTCGATCCACTTTTTATGAAGGTTCAACCGCATCATTTCCCATTCAGAAGGATAGCAGAGCGATAAAAAACCGTGTTCTGATTATGGCGGGTTCATTCGCGATTTTTCATCACATTGTAGAGCTGGTTCAGATTTTGCTGGAGAAGGGGAACTGTGAGATCGCGCTCGTGTGCGGACGTCATGAAAAAATGATCCTTAAACTGAATTCGTTATTCAAGGGTCACCCTGATGTTCAAATCTTTGGATATGTCGAGCACATGCCTGAGCTGATGGCGGGATCGAGCTGTATTGTGACAAAAGCAGGCGGGATTACGTTGACCGAAGCTGTAGTGACGGGGCTTCCGGTATTTATATATAAGCCATTCGGAGGGCAGGAGCGGGAAAATGCCTTATACTTTACAAACAAAGGGTTAGCAGAAATAGCACATGAAGCCAGAGAGTTAGGGGAGCAGATTTGCAAATTTCTAAAGGAACCTGCTGCTTCAGACCAGATTCGGAACAGAATGGCAACACTTTGCAAGGGAGAGGCGGCCGAGCTTATTGTAAAAGACATTTTAACAACGCTCCAGGAGCAACGCAGTCTTAACAAAACAACTGAGTTCGCCGCACACAAGTGA
- a CDS encoding DedA family protein, whose translation MHQGKFPFWEVVAAGTIGNIIGSMIIFWVGASGARILLEKYGKYLLINHKHLEQSENWFRKYGERTALISRVMPFVRTFISLPAGISGMNFYKFIIYTAIGCLAWNLGLTFAGYQLGANWKKVENFIHPVTYAIIAIILVLVMVYVWKAFKKRSTGNNQKLDQ comes from the coding sequence GTGCATCAAGGTAAATTCCCATTTTGGGAAGTTGTCGCTGCCGGAACTATCGGCAATATCATTGGATCCATGATCATCTTCTGGGTAGGCGCCAGCGGTGCGCGGATACTCCTGGAGAAATACGGTAAATATTTGCTGATTAACCATAAGCATTTGGAACAATCGGAAAACTGGTTTCGGAAATACGGAGAGCGGACAGCATTGATATCCAGAGTTATGCCTTTTGTTCGTACATTCATATCATTGCCCGCAGGTATTTCCGGTATGAATTTCTACAAGTTCATCATCTACACGGCGATCGGATGCCTCGCTTGGAACTTAGGTCTGACCTTTGCTGGATACCAATTGGGTGCAAATTGGAAAAAGGTTGAGAATTTCATTCATCCTGTTACTTATGCAATTATCGCCATCATACTCGTGTTGGTCATGGTTTATGTATGGAAAGCATTTAAGAAAAGATCCACAGGTAATAACCAAAAGCTCGATCAATAG
- a CDS encoding LTA synthase family protein, with product MVRQFFLPSKRMGAVLLLLLLGGFTLNFIMQAASLRNMGSALNWISQYYWLYISGSLFFFFVLLVFSVILPNVYSGALIAFVVCFIIAVANYKKLGTTGEPLFPWDLNQIKNAQEMSKITKGMIPPYAVIAAIVLIALFVYLIFKLPKVKIQLPLRFVIVVISVAAITGFLQMIGSQTALATSMKYQNIPWNQKVNYAQNGFVYAFAGNLKQKLMEKPEGYSQEAIAAIAKKYSALPDRTSVNGSAEQPNIMYMMDEAFFDPTRLPTYTFSEDPLKFIHQEQNSTPSGFLLSPEFGGNTANIEFEALTGLSMYFLQDGSIPYQQRIVKMSSLPSIVSILKERGYKTEALHPFDDTFYNRNRVYPILGFDQFTSEKDLSNAQRITPNGYISDKFAVQEAVRELKSSDKPTFLHLVTMQNHFPFTKGLNGPNSITVDGVQPEYKDELETYVHDTKLTDEALAYLKEQLKTIKRPTIVVFWGDHLPALSAGIYTQAGWDTNPRLKHETKLMYMANFDIGKQSVGTHSPAFIGPTVFQLSGQKMPPYYRLLEKVKSEIPGLSKSVRVGSSGVISQITPEQKALLDDYRLVEYDMLEGENYSKDLLF from the coding sequence ATGGTGCGTCAGTTTTTTTTGCCTTCAAAGCGGATGGGAGCCGTGCTGCTCTTGCTGCTGCTGGGCGGATTTACTCTTAATTTCATCATGCAAGCCGCTTCGTTGAGGAACATGGGGAGTGCGCTTAACTGGATTTCGCAATATTACTGGCTTTATATATCAGGCAGTCTTTTTTTCTTTTTCGTTTTGCTTGTTTTTAGTGTAATTCTTCCCAATGTTTATTCGGGTGCATTGATTGCATTCGTGGTCTGTTTTATTATTGCTGTTGCCAATTATAAGAAATTGGGAACGACCGGAGAGCCCCTTTTTCCATGGGACTTGAATCAGATCAAAAATGCCCAGGAGATGAGCAAAATTACGAAAGGAATGATCCCGCCGTATGCGGTAATCGCGGCTATTGTTCTGATAGCTCTATTCGTGTATCTGATTTTTAAGCTGCCCAAAGTCAAAATTCAACTGCCGCTAAGATTCGTGATCGTGGTGATTTCCGTTGCCGCCATTACAGGGTTTCTCCAAATGATTGGAAGTCAAACGGCATTGGCCACATCGATGAAATATCAGAATATTCCTTGGAATCAGAAGGTGAATTATGCGCAAAATGGCTTTGTCTATGCGTTTGCGGGCAACCTGAAGCAGAAGCTGATGGAGAAGCCGGAAGGCTACAGCCAAGAGGCCATTGCTGCAATAGCTAAAAAGTACAGCGCGCTGCCGGATCGTACGTCCGTGAATGGATCTGCTGAACAACCTAATATTATGTATATGATGGACGAGGCCTTCTTTGATCCGACACGCCTGCCGACGTATACCTTTAGTGAAGATCCGTTGAAATTTATTCATCAGGAGCAGAATTCAACGCCAAGCGGATTTCTTCTTTCTCCTGAATTTGGCGGGAATACAGCGAACATAGAGTTTGAAGCTTTAACCGGTTTATCGATGTATTTTCTGCAGGATGGTTCCATCCCTTATCAGCAAAGAATTGTTAAGATGTCATCTTTGCCTTCCATTGTCAGCATTCTTAAAGAGAGAGGATATAAAACGGAAGCTCTTCATCCCTTTGACGATACGTTCTATAATCGCAACCGGGTATATCCGATCCTTGGCTTCGATCAGTTTACGAGCGAAAAAGATCTCTCTAATGCACAGCGAATTACTCCTAATGGCTATATATCAGATAAGTTCGCCGTACAGGAGGCTGTCCGTGAGCTTAAGAGTTCGGATAAGCCTACATTCCTTCATTTAGTGACCATGCAGAACCATTTTCCGTTCACTAAAGGTTTGAATGGTCCAAACAGCATAACTGTCGATGGAGTGCAGCCGGAATATAAGGATGAACTCGAAACCTATGTGCATGATACGAAGCTGACGGATGAAGCACTTGCCTATTTGAAAGAACAATTAAAGACGATCAAACGTCCGACCATCGTTGTTTTCTGGGGAGATCATCTCCCAGCTTTGTCAGCAGGGATTTATACACAGGCCGGCTGGGACACCAATCCACGACTGAAGCATGAAACCAAGCTTATGTATATGGCGAACTTTGATATTGGCAAGCAATCCGTAGGAACGCATAGCCCAGCTTTTATTGGACCTACGGTATTCCAGTTGAGTGGTCAAAAGATGCCTCCTTATTACAGACTTCTGGAGAAAGTGAAATCTGAGATTCCAGGGCTAAGTAAAAGTGTGCGTGTTGGCTCTTCCGGAGTGATATCTCAAATAACTCCAGAGCAAAAAGCTCTGCTGGATGATTATAGATTAGTGGAGTATGACATGCTTGAGGGAGAGAATTACTCCAAAGACCTGCTTTTCTAA